The Fibrobacter sp. genome includes the window CATCTGACAACGCCATATTCAAAGAGGCTCAGCTCGCCGATGATCTGGCGATAAGAGCAAGGGAGGCGTTAAGGCCGGTGTATTTCGAGTACAACAGCTTCAGTCTTACTAGTGACGCTGTTGAAGCTCTGACTATTGCCGCTAGATTTCTCAAGGATAATCCCGGGATGCGTGTTCTGATTCAGGGGCATTGCGATGAAAGGGGTTCTTCAGAGTATAATATGGGCCTGGGAGAGAGGCGTGCAAAAGCAGTAAAAGACTACATGGAAAATTACGGGGTCGCACCAATCAGGATGGAGGTTACTTCCATGGGAAAAGAACAGCCCGTTATACCGGGTTGCACTGACGAAGAGTGTCATTCAAAAAATCGCAGGTCAGAATTTGTAGCCCTGGCAAGGTAATCTCAGAGAAGGCAGAAAGGTTAAACAATGAAAAGGAAAATCATTCTGGCAGTAGTTGCAGTCTTCACTTTGGCCTCTTTTCAGGGATGTTCAAACTTGACGATGTTGAGAACAAAGGAACTGAGAGCCATTCAGACCAGGGTGGATTCCCTGAACAACGAAATCTCAACCACCCAGAAAAAACTTCTTGAGGAACAGAAAACACAAAGCGAGTTGCTGAGACTGATCAGGGCCGATCAGCAAGTCAGGTTCAATGAACTCGATAGAAAAGTCTCCAATATAGAAGGTAATCTGTCAGAGAGCCAGCACAGGCTCTCCAAGATCGATCAGAAAACCGCTGAGTTCAATAAAAGACTCGAAGCAAAACTGATTGCCGATTCTATCGCCGCTAATTCCAGAGCTGCTGAAATAGAGAAACTCTTTCAGATCGCGATGAGTGATTTTAACGCGGGAAGGTATGATATATCCCTGAGCGGCTTTACAGATCTGGTTTCCCAGTTTCCTGAATCTCCATTGGCTCAGGAAGCGGAGTATTGGATTGCTGAATGCAGATATGCTAAAAAAGAGTACGCTGAATCGGAGAAGGAGTATTTGAAATATTTCAAAAAATATCCTCAGGGTTCAAAGGTGTGTGTTTCTCTTTACAAGCTCGGTCTGGTATATGACAAACAGGGAAAAACAAAATCAAAAACAATGGTTTGGAAAAAGCTGATCGAACAGTGTCCGGATTCCCAGGAAGCCAAGGTTGTGCAGGCACAGGGGATTAAATAAACAGAGGGGACAGGTACGTTTCCGTACCTGTCCCCTGTAAAACAGAAAACCCTAAACCAACATCTCTGTCTGTTTTTTCTGTTGATTTCATCCAAATATACAAAAATGTCTCAAAATTCCTCCCTGATTTTAAACACATACTCCCCTGAAAACCAGGCTTTTAGCCGGTTTTTTTGTCTGGCACGCCTCTTGCATATTTGTCCCCGTTCAATTTTGAGATTAACTTTAAAAGGAGGAACAAATGGCTTTACTGGTTGGAAGAACTGCTCCGGATTTTGTCGCTACTGCTGTAAAAGGTAAGAAGATTATTGATAAGTTCCGTCTTTCTGACCTTAAGGGTAAGAATATTGTACTGTTTTTCTACCCTCTCGATTTTACATTTGTCTGTCCGACCGAACTTCATGCCTTTAATGATCGGATCGAGGATTTCAGAAAGAGGGATACGGAACTGGTTGCGGTAAGTGTTGATTCACATTACAGCCATTATGCCTGGCTCTCCACCCCCAAATCACAGGGTGGAATTCAGGGAATAGAATATCCTGTAGTTTCTGATATCAAAAAAGAGATCTCAAAAGCGTACGATGTTCTTTTTGAGGATCAGGGTGTTGCTTACAGGGGATTATTCCTGATAGATGATAAATTTATTGTCCGTCATCAGCTTGTAAATGACCTTCCTTTGGGAAGAAGTGTCAATGAGGTGTTAAGGATGATCGATGCTCTTCAGTACTATACCGGGCATGGGGAGGTCTGCCCTGCCAACTGGCAGAAAGGAGAAAGGGCGATCATTCCGACTAATGAAGGACTAAAGGAATATTTCACAGTATCATAAAGGGAATCTTTCTGTTGTTTTCAACTGAAAAGCAGAACCTTGTTCAAGAAGAAGGAGGAAGTATGATCAGTAAGAGAAGTGTGTACAAATGTGATGGATGTGGTGCTGTAGTGGAGTCACTCTGGAATGGAAGCGAGAGCCTTTTCTGCTGCGGAAAAGAGATGAAGGAACTGAAAGCGAATACCACAGATGCCGCAAAGGAGAAGCATGTCCCCGTGATTGAACGGAACGGCAAGGTCGTGAAAGTCAAGGTAGGCGAGGTGCCTCATCCTATGACTCCTGAACACTATATCCTCTTTGTGGAACTGATCGCCGGGGACAAGGTTCTGCGTCATGAATTCAAAGAAGGTGATACCGTTGCAGAGGCGGTTTTCATGGTAGATGATGAAAATGTAAAGCTTTATGCCCGTGAATACTGTAACCTTCACGGCTTCTGGGGTACAATCTGAAGTATCCGCCTGGAGTGTCTTATGAAACTCTTGATGGGATATCTTGTTTTTTCCGGACTGCTTGCTTTGACCGGCGGGTTCTGCGGGTATTCCGGACACAATGGTGAACCTCTGGAGAAATTCTCCGGAGGTCCATCTGGATCTGACCCGGGAAACCGGGCAGAAGAGTGTCAGCAGGAAAAGCCTGTGATAATCAGAGCTGTGCTGGAAAACAGTGAACCGGGAGAGATTAGCCGTGTTATCTTTACCTATTGATGGCTCTGCGCCTGAGGACAGAATGTGTCTTGTCAATCGTGAAATCCTCAGGGTGCAGAGGCTGAATCGAATGCTTTTGTCCTGTGCTGATCACGGTGACCTTTACCGCAATGATGATTCCTGCGGGGTACTGTTTGGCATAGTCAGAGATTGTGCTTACAGGATGCTGGACCTTGCCGAAGCTGAAAAGAGAAAGCATATGGAAAGGGGGGGCTGGGCAGATCCGGAGAAGGCAGGAACTGATGGATCGTGAATCCAATGAATCTCCGTTGTTCGGGCAGAGCCCAAAATCCAAACACCCGCCTGGAGCTGCATGTGCCCGTAAGTATGATTGCCCGGATTGCTTCTTCTGTCAATGGTGCCCGGAAAGCCGCTGTCGATTATGCAGAAAAATCCCGCCGAATAAAGAAATGTCTGAAAATCAGCAACATTAATGGACACTTTTACTATTTTATCCATGTGATATGGATAGTAAAATTCTTTTTCTGGACATTAAACACCTCTCTTCAAGATTTGCAGCAGCTTATGCCGGCCAAACCGCAGAGTCAGGATCTGTAATAAAAAGCGCTGGAATTTCACCTGCATTGCTTTTTGAGGAATTAATTGCTGCCTGTGGAGAAAAAGAGATTCTCTCTAAGCCATCTGTTTCTCTTAAAGAGATAGAATTATCGGAACAGTTTGATCTGGTTGTTACTATAGGCAGAGAAACGGCAGCTAAGTGCCCGCTTCTCTCAGGTATACCTGCTGTGGTGAACTGGAATCTGGAAGAACCATCAGAATGTGACAGAATATCATGGATGGAATTTACAAAGGATCTGCGGGTCTATGTTGAGGATTTCTTCCGACACGGCTCCTTTAACGCTTTGCTCAGACAGCATATCTGTCTGGAAAATGTGATTGACAGCCTTCATGAGGGACTTCTTGCTCATGATCTTAACAGAAAGGTATTCCTTTTCAACCGTGGCGCTGAAAAGATAACCGGGGTAAGCCGTGACAAGGTGCTGGGCCGTGATTGTCACGACCTTTTTGCTCCTCATCTTTGTGGTGAGCAGTGCACATTTTGTGATAACAATGGCGATTTTTCCTGTCTGAAAGCACAGTCATACAATGCCATTTTTACCGGTGATGATGATTTGCGGAAGGAACTTGAAGTTGTACGGGCACCGCTCTTTGATGAAGAGGGGAAAATAAGGGGAGTCATAGCCACTTTATCTGATGTAACGCGGGTTCATGAGCTGGAAATGAAACTGGGTGAATCGGAGTCTTTCAGAGGAATAATAGGTCAGGATCATAAGATTCTCGCGATTTTCCAGCTTATTAAAGATCTCTCCTCAAGTGATTTTCCTGTAGTTATAACAGGAGAGAGCGGGACCGGTAAGGAACTGGTTGCCATTGCGATCCACAAGGAGAGCTCCCGCAGGGACAACCTCTTCGTACCTGTAAACTGTGGGGCACTGCCTGAAGGGACTCTGGAGAGTGAGCTGTTCGGTCATGTCAGGGGAGCGTTTACAGGCGCAATCAGGGACAAGAAGGGGCGTTTTGAACTGGCAGACAAGGGGACGCTCTTTCTTGATGAGATCGGGGAACTTACTCCCTCCATGCAGGTAAAACTCCTGAGAGTTCTTCAGGAGGGAGTTTTTGAGCCTGTGGGGAGTGAGACGCAGAAAAAAACCGATGTCAGGGTAATCTGCGCGACAAACCGCAATCTCAAAGAGATGGTTTCAAAGGGAGAGTTTCGCGAGGACCTTTACTATCGTTTGGCTGTTGTTCCCATAGAAATTCCTCCTCTGCGCGAACGGCGTAATGACATTCCTCTTCTGGCAAGACATTTTCTCATAAAAACTTCGGAGAGACTTTCCAGGGGAGAGATGATGTTTTCTGAAAAAGCAATCTCGCTTCTGATGAATTACGGTTGGCCCGGAAATATCCGTCAGCTTCAGAACGCCATACAGTTCGCGATGATCAAATGTAAAAACTCCTTTATTCTTCCTGAACATCTCCCGCCAGAAATCCAGAATGCACCATCTGTAAAGCAGGTTCAGGAAAGAGAGGGGCCGGCCAAAGTGGGACGGAAGCCAAAACTGACAGTCGCAGATGTTGAAAACGCTATGGTCAGAGCCGGCGGAAACAAAGCCAAAGCCGCAAGGATTCTTGGTGTTGGCAGGGCTACTCTTTATAATTTCCTCAACAGTCATCACAGAGTTCCGGAGATTTCCTGAGATAACATTCTGTGCTGAATTCATCTGTGTGGCAGTTGAATTGCATGTAGATTGAATCGATATCAGCTCTTGCTGAAAGAAATCATGTTAAACGGATCCCGGGAGGATCTTCATGAGAATCAGGTGGTTTCTTGCAGGCGGATTATCGGCTCTTACTGTTTTTCTGCTTATAAGTGCGGTTTCATATGGAAACGGGGTTACAGGCCGATACCAGATTGCCGGAACCGACAGACTTATCTACATACTCGATACACAGACCGGTGAGGTTCGATTCTGCGGTTCATCTGGTGATATCATCAGTTTCAGGCCTTTCAGTGAATCCCGGGAGGTAAAAATCCGGGAAAATGGATATTGCGGAGAGGGCTGCTGTGAGGGGCACGGAAAATATGAAACCGGGAAATAGGCTGATATGATACTGGAATGGAATATAAAGGTTGAAACCTACAGTGGATACAAAGCCGATGAATACCCGGTACGATTCTGGATTGGTGAGGAGCGTCTGGAGATTCTGGAAATAGAGGACCGATGGTACAGTCCGGGATTTACCTATTTTAAAGTGTTTGCCGATAATGCCCGCCATTACATACTCAAGTGGTCCACAGATAACGACCACTGGACTGCAAAGGAAATAAACTGACATTCATCCTTAAAGACCTCCTGTGTGGCTGATTTTACTAAGCCCCACATCAAAATGTACCAGTAATTCTGTCTGGAAAATATTAGTTTAAGTCTCGGTATCTGATTTCATTGATGTCTTGTTAATTTAAAACGTATTTATACTGTTTGTTTCCGGGTCGGGTCGATATTGGAAGGTTTTCATTTTCGATATTGATACCTGTTCCTGAAACTGCAGTTTTACGAGATGTAAAATTCACCAGACACTGCTTTCAGATACAGAGAAGAACAATAATTATTGTTCACAAAAAATCAGTGTAATCATCTTAATCAGGTTAATCAATGGTAACATATGGCTGAGAAATTTATCTACTACATGAATCGTTTGACCAAGGTGTATCCTCCCAAAAAAGAGGTGTTAAAGGATATCTGTCTGTCGTTTTACTATGGAGCAAAAATCGGGATAATAGGAACAAACGGCTCTGGGAAAAGCACGATTTTGCGAATTATGGCCGGAATAGATACCGAGTTTCAGGGTGAGGCCTGGATAGAGCAGGGGAGAACTGTGGGGTATCTTCCCCAGGAGCCTCTCCTGGATCCTGATCTCGATGTGAGAGGAAATGTGGAACTGGCTGTCAAGTCCACCAGGGATCTTTTAAATGAATTTGAAGAGGTATCTGCGAAGTTTGGTGAGGAGATGAGCGATGAGGAGATGGATAAGCTGATGGAGCACCAGGCAAAGCTTCAGGACAAAATAGATGCGATCGATGCCTGGGAGCTTGACAGACAGCTTGAAATCGCCATGGATGCCCTGAGGCTTCCTCCGGGTGATGCCGATGTAAAGTCACTTTCAGGAGGTGAGAGACGCCGGGTTGCCCTTTGTAAACTGCTTCTGCAGAAACCCGACCTTCTTCTGCTCGATGAGCCTACAAACCACCTGGATGCTGAATCGGTAGCCTGGCTCGAACGTCATCTGCGGGAGTACAAGGGATCGGTTATTCTTGTCACTCACGACAGGTATTTTCTTGACAATGTGGTTGAATGGATCCTTGAGATAGACCGGGGACATGGGATTCCATGGAAAGGCAATTACAGCTCCTGGCTGGATCAGAAGACCTCCAGGATGGCTCAGGAGGAAAAAGAGGAGAGCGTGCGTCAAAGACGCCTGAAGAAGGAGCTTGAGTGGGTAAGGATGAGCCACAAGGCCCGTCAGGCAAAGGGCCGGGCGCGTCTTAACGCCTATGAACAGTTACTGAGCCAGGCCACTCCCGAGAAAGTCACCACAGCACAGATAATAATCCCTCACGGGCCGAGACTGGGTAATACTGTAATCAGGGCAGAGGGGCTTTCCAAAGCGTATGGTGACAAACTTCTGTTTGAGAATCTCAGTTTCGATCTTCCCAGAGCTGGTATCGTGGGGATTATCGGGGCAAACGGTACTGGTAAAACGACTCTTCTGCGTATGATAACCGGTTCTGAAAAACCCGATTCGGGAGTTTTGAAAATAGGGGAAACCGTTGTTCTCAGTTATGTTGACCAGACCAGGGATGCTCTTGACAGTTCAAAGACTGTTTTCGAGGAAATAACGGGCGGAAAAGACACTATCATGCTTGGTAAAACAGAAGTGAATTCACGGGCTTACGTGGGAAAATTCAACTTTTCCGGTTCTGATCAGCAGAAACTCGTAGGAGAGCTTTCAGGTGGAGAGCGTAACCGGGTGCACCTTGCCAAACTGCTTCAGACCGGAGGAAATGTGCTTCTGCTTGACGAGCCGACAAACGATCTCGATGTCGAGACTCTTCAGGCGCTCGAACAGGCGATCAGTGATTTTGAAGGCTGTGCCGTTATTGTCAGCCATGACCGCTGGTTCCTTGACAGAATCGCCACCCATATTCTGGCGTTTGAAGGAGACAGCACTGTTGTGTTCCATGATGGAAATTATGAATCATATGAGGAGCACCGCAGAGAGAGACTTGGTATAGATGCAGACATGCCTGTAAGAGTCAAGTACAAACCATTGCACAGATAGAAGATCACTGATTTCGAAAGGGGAATCCGGATGCTTAGCGAATCTCTGCAGAGAATAGAGAAGGAAATAAGGGAAAACCAGTCGATCAGTGAGGAACAGAAAAATGAACTGCTCGAGCTTGTCAATAAACTGAAACAGGAGATTTCTGTTCTGGGTGAGACCCATAAAGAGGACGCACGCAGTATCACTCGCTTTACAGAAGTATCACTGGCGGAAGCTATGAGAGATGTCCGTAATCCGGAACTTTTGAAGCATGCTCTTGAAGGTTTGTCTTTATCTGTGAGAAGGTTTGAGGTCTCTCATCCTGTATTGATCGGCGTGATAAATAATATCGGCCGGGTACTCTGGAATATCGGGATTTAATTGCCTGAAATGTTCATAAGACACTTACGCACTATTTATATTTTCTGCTAAACCATCAGAACAGGAGTACTGAAATGCATCCGGTTGATTACATGGCAGTAGCAGAAAAAGCAATGAATCAGATACGTAAAGGTGCCTTCCTTACCGTCCAGTCCGGAGACGATCTCAACGTGATGACTATCGGATGGGCTTCGGTGGGTTTCATGTGGGCCAGACCCATGATGACGGTTATGGTACGTAAATCAAGACATACCTTCAAGCTGATCGAAAACACCTCTGAATTCACAGTAAGTGTACCGATGGTTGATGCTGCAAAGGCGCTTGAATTCTGTGGCTCCGAATCCGGAAAAAATCATGATAAACTCAAAGCGTGTGGTCTGGAAATTCTCCCCGGAGAAAAAGTCCACACACCCGTGATAAATATCCCCGGAATTCATTTCGAATGCAAAATCGCATTCAAATCACCGATGGATCCATCTTTCCTGATCGAGGGATATAAGCATCTATATCCCAACAAGGATTACCACACGCTTTATTTCGGTGAGATCGTTTACTGTTACTCTACAGTGGATGAAAAGGGATAATTGGCTTACCTGTGGACGATGATCCGGGGTGATCCGGATCTCGTCACCAGAAATCATCACCGAAGAAATCATCCTTCTTCGGTGACACTTTGTTCGGTTTTACAGTTATACTGTTTGCAAGTGTATCGTAACCGTTTGTCATGATAAGTGAGATCTCAAACAGTACCGGATGATACTCCTCGATCCTGTCCTCTTCAAGATCCCTGATTCTGAAATCTGTAATCTTATTCCTCATGTCAACCATCTTCACTGTATCCCCATTGCAGAGCAGGTTTTCGTCCCTGAAAACATAGCTCAGAGTATCTCCATCATCAGGGGATAAGAAGAAAATCTGTCTTTCACTCCACGAAAGGACCTCTGGAGATTTTCTGATCTGCGAGGAGATGGTGTGTATTATCCGGTTGGCTTCACTGGAAAACTGAGACTTTGCTGAATGTCTTGCTATGTGTGTGTTCACACTGTTCCAGGTGTAATAAACTGTTGATATCACAATAAGGCTGATCGCTACACCTACCATCAGTTCGATAAGTGTGAATCCTTTATACCGGATCTCATTTCTGTTTTGCTTCATTGATGATATCCCTGAAGGAAGCGGAATCTAAGAGGGTTTTCAGGATTGGAATTATCACTGACTGAAACTTCAATTTCCATCATCGCAGGGTTGCTTTCCACAATGGAGATATCATCCTGAGGAATAACACGGCGCTCGACCTGGTACTGCCTTTTCCCCACTGTTGCAATATAGGTGCAATCTTGAACAGCCTCAAAGAATGCTGCTTTGGTTCTGATGCGTTCAATCTCATTTTCCGCCAGTGTTGTACTGTTCATGACAACAGTCGCTCTGCCGTGAATTCTATCCGCAGAGAAGAGTGCCTTCATGAGAGCGGCAGAAATGCATGACAGGATAAAAATAGCTACTATGACTTCAAGTACTGTGAAACCGCCTTGCTGCTCAATTCTTTCCTTGTATGTCATCAATCTTCCCTCCAGCCTATGATTGAGGGCAGGCCGCTGTAGAAGGGCATTTTATAATCGGTTATATTATCCAGGGGTGAGAGTTTTCCCGGGATCGAATTGACCTCTATAGCCTTGGCAGTTGTATCTCCGGTAAGCGGCTGGAGGTTACCTTCGCAATCAGTGACTTTTGCGGCTCTGATAAGTCCTTTCATTGTGCCAAGATGGCATACAGTGCGTTGTGCCCAGAGAATTCCGGTAACAAAAACGTCTTTTTCGGTTTTAATTCCTCCCGGGCTTGACAGAGCCATGCAGGTAGCATCGACTTTCGACTCCTCTGCCAATGTAATGGAAAATGAAGTGGAATCCGTGGATGCTTTATTCTGCTGGGAAGATCCTCCAGTACAGACCAGGGTACTTTTCTCCATCACCTCGGCTCTCCCGTATACCGTAATTCTCTGAATGGCCAGTGCATCACCTTTAAACCTGGCATCATCACCTATAAAGATACGGCTGTTGGAGAACATCGATGATTCTCTGATGTCGGATTTATCAAGAATTCTGATTTCTCCTCCAACTGTAAAGCTCAATCCCCTTGCAGTTACTTCTCCTGTAAACTGAAGATCATCCATTACCGTTATTTCCCTGTCAGACTCCCAGTCTATTTCCATATAGGAACCATCGATAAACAGAGGACCATTTACCACATCAGGAATCTTTTCCAGGTCGCTGTTGGATTGAATGACAAGCGGCGGATCGTAAAGCGCGGTGTCAGCAATCTGCAGACGTGACTGGTATTCGGAAAGCAGTTTTGAGAGAAGCTGGGATTGTCCTGTTGAAACTGTGTCTTTTATCTGCACAATTTTACCATTTGGTGTCTGTCCCTCCAGTGGATTTTCATTCATTAGAATAAGCACCGTATCAGGGAGAGCGGGTACTTTGCTTCCAAGTATTGCCTGTACTTTCCTTCTATTTTCGCGGAATTCTCCAATGGACTCCATGACAAAAAAGATCCCCTGTGGGGAAAGAGAGATCTGGGATTTCCCGAAAGAGTCGCTTCTGAACAGATCGATCAATTCCGGCTCGCTGCCCAGTTCAAAACCTGAAGTGTCTTTGATGTCGATCAGGTCGCTCCCGAACATCGAATCGAGTGTCGAGATAGTTTTTAGTGTATCGGAAAAAGAGTCGTTATTTGCAAAATATTTTTCAATGCCCTTGTAGACACCTGAACGCGCATTGAGCAGTGCCTGGAGGGATGATGGTGAATGAAGAAGCGGTTTTGCGAATGTTAACTGGTGCAGCATGTAGGAGAAGACTGCAATAAAACCGATTGCGGTAAAGACAAGCACAACAGGTAGAGCGCTTCCCTGACAGTCCCGGTTTAGGAATGGATCATTTCTCTTCAACCGTAAGCTCATAGGTCCCCCGTTGATCGCGCAGGACTATCCGGTTCTCCTTGATGGAAATAATCTCCTGCCCGAGGGCTGTTTCCCCCACTCCACGGATATAGGTTTCACCTCTTTCATCCTCGACAATCGCCAGAGATTTCTCCTTTAAAAGAATTCCCTTAAGGAAGAGTCTGGGACGTTCAGGTAAAGTGGAATGGGTAGATTTGTTCCGGGTTATTTTTACTCCTCCTTTACGGAATGGACTTTCAAAATGCCCGGCATAGGTAAAACTCTCGCTTGTATCTTCAATCTGCAGCGCAGTGTTTATTAACCGGAGACCTTTGTCGTCGATCAGGGAATTACCACTTACGGTGTTACTGCCGGTTCCGGTAAAGAGTTCAGGAAGTTCAGAGAGAATCGAGAACGATGCTGCGAGAAGTACCACTGAAAGCAGCAACATTATGGTTGAATTTGGATGGAATATTTTTTTCATATATTCTGTAACGGTATAAAACAGGTTACCAGGATCTTCGCTTCTATTCCGCCTTCCGGCTTTGATTCCATCGCCAGACGTTCTATCTTGAACATGAAAGGAATCTTTTCAAGTGAGGAGATGAATTGTCCAAGAGCGTGATATGTTGTGGTCATGTCCAGAATCACCGGAAAAAGGACAAAATCCTCATTTCTTGATTCCGCCTGAGGCTGCATTTTTACAAATCTTATATCAGAGGCGCGTGCTTTGGCGATGAGTGTTTCAAGGAATGAAGACAATCCGGCAGAATCAGCCTGATTTCCAATACGGCTGTTTAATTTTTCCTGCAGCAGCGTGTTTTTCTTCTCAATTTCGCTCCTTATCTGTGAATATCCGTTTTCTGAAGAAATAAGTTCCCGGTAGCTGGAAAGCTCTCTGCTTTTTTCTTTGTATCGTGCAAGTTGGTCCGATACAAGCTCTTTTGTGCAGAAAGCGGCCAGAAACAGCGAGGCGCTGAGCACCAGGATAGTCAGAGATTCTCTGGAGACTCTTTTTAAAATTTCAGTGTGCATAATATCTTGAATCTGCAATAGTCTTTCAGCTTTTCATCTCTTTCCAGTGATGCTAAACTGACATTTGTTATAAAATGGGGGCTGTTGAGCCTCTTGATCATCTCTGTTACTATTGTCTCTGATTCCGCCCATCCTGTAAGTGCTGCTCTGAATTGATTCTTCTGTCCAGGTACAGGTTCTGAGCCGAACCGCTCGAAGAAAAGCCCCACCGGCCTTTTGGAACCAAGATAATGAAGAAGTTTCCCCCACTGAGTCGGTTGGGTGGCAAGACTTTGAAGCCTCAGG containing:
- a CDS encoding OmpA family protein — translated: SDNAIFKEAQLADDLAIRAREALRPVYFEYNSFSLTSDAVEALTIAARFLKDNPGMRVLIQGHCDERGSSEYNMGLGERRAKAVKDYMENYGVAPIRMEVTSMGKEQPVIPGCTDEECHSKNRRSEFVALAR
- a CDS encoding tetratricopeptide repeat protein: MKRKIILAVVAVFTLASFQGCSNLTMLRTKELRAIQTRVDSLNNEISTTQKKLLEEQKTQSELLRLIRADQQVRFNELDRKVSNIEGNLSESQHRLSKIDQKTAEFNKRLEAKLIADSIAANSRAAEIEKLFQIAMSDFNAGRYDISLSGFTDLVSQFPESPLAQEAEYWIAECRYAKKEYAESEKEYLKYFKKYPQGSKVCVSLYKLGLVYDKQGKTKSKTMVWKKLIEQCPDSQEAKVVQAQGIK
- a CDS encoding peroxiredoxin — translated: MALLVGRTAPDFVATAVKGKKIIDKFRLSDLKGKNIVLFFYPLDFTFVCPTELHAFNDRIEDFRKRDTELVAVSVDSHYSHYAWLSTPKSQGGIQGIEYPVVSDIKKEISKAYDVLFEDQGVAYRGLFLIDDKFIVRHQLVNDLPLGRSVNEVLRMIDALQYYTGHGEVCPANWQKGERAIIPTNEGLKEYFTVS
- a CDS encoding desulfoferrodoxin, producing MISKRSVYKCDGCGAVVESLWNGSESLFCCGKEMKELKANTTDAAKEKHVPVIERNGKVVKVKVGEVPHPMTPEHYILFVELIAGDKVLRHEFKEGDTVAEAVFMVDDENVKLYAREYCNLHGFWGTI
- a CDS encoding sigma 54-interacting transcriptional regulator, with protein sequence MEFTKDLRVYVEDFFRHGSFNALLRQHICLENVIDSLHEGLLAHDLNRKVFLFNRGAEKITGVSRDKVLGRDCHDLFAPHLCGEQCTFCDNNGDFSCLKAQSYNAIFTGDDDLRKELEVVRAPLFDEEGKIRGVIATLSDVTRVHELEMKLGESESFRGIIGQDHKILAIFQLIKDLSSSDFPVVITGESGTGKELVAIAIHKESSRRDNLFVPVNCGALPEGTLESELFGHVRGAFTGAIRDKKGRFELADKGTLFLDEIGELTPSMQVKLLRVLQEGVFEPVGSETQKKTDVRVICATNRNLKEMVSKGEFREDLYYRLAVVPIEIPPLRERRNDIPLLARHFLIKTSERLSRGEMMFSEKAISLLMNYGWPGNIRQLQNAIQFAMIKCKNSFILPEHLPPEIQNAPSVKQVQEREGPAKVGRKPKLTVADVENAMVRAGGNKAKAARILGVGRATLYNFLNSHHRVPEIS
- the ettA gene encoding energy-dependent translational throttle protein EttA → MAEKFIYYMNRLTKVYPPKKEVLKDICLSFYYGAKIGIIGTNGSGKSTILRIMAGIDTEFQGEAWIEQGRTVGYLPQEPLLDPDLDVRGNVELAVKSTRDLLNEFEEVSAKFGEEMSDEEMDKLMEHQAKLQDKIDAIDAWELDRQLEIAMDALRLPPGDADVKSLSGGERRRVALCKLLLQKPDLLLLDEPTNHLDAESVAWLERHLREYKGSVILVTHDRYFLDNVVEWILEIDRGHGIPWKGNYSSWLDQKTSRMAQEEKEESVRQRRLKKELEWVRMSHKARQAKGRARLNAYEQLLSQATPEKVTTAQIIIPHGPRLGNTVIRAEGLSKAYGDKLLFENLSFDLPRAGIVGIIGANGTGKTTLLRMITGSEKPDSGVLKIGETVVLSYVDQTRDALDSSKTVFEEITGGKDTIMLGKTEVNSRAYVGKFNFSGSDQQKLVGELSGGERNRVHLAKLLQTGGNVLLLDEPTNDLDVETLQALEQAISDFEGCAVIVSHDRWFLDRIATHILAFEGDSTVVFHDGNYESYEEHRRERLGIDADMPVRVKYKPLHR
- a CDS encoding DUF4404 family protein, translating into MLSESLQRIEKEIRENQSISEEQKNELLELVNKLKQEISVLGETHKEDARSITRFTEVSLAEAMRDVRNPELLKHALEGLSLSVRRFEVSHPVLIGVINNIGRVLWNIGI
- a CDS encoding flavin reductase family protein — its product is MHPVDYMAVAEKAMNQIRKGAFLTVQSGDDLNVMTIGWASVGFMWARPMMTVMVRKSRHTFKLIENTSEFTVSVPMVDAAKALEFCGSESGKNHDKLKACGLEILPGEKVHTPVINIPGIHFECKIAFKSPMDPSFLIEGYKHLYPNKDYHTLYFGEIVYCYSTVDEKG
- a CDS encoding prepilin-type N-terminal cleavage/methylation domain-containing protein codes for the protein MKQNRNEIRYKGFTLIELMVGVAISLIVISTVYYTWNSVNTHIARHSAKSQFSSEANRIIHTISSQIRKSPEVLSWSERQIFFLSPDDGDTLSYVFRDENLLCNGDTVKMVDMRNKITDFRIRDLEEDRIEEYHPVLFEISLIMTNGYDTLANSITVKPNKVSPKKDDFFGDDFW
- a CDS encoding type II secretion system protein, coding for MTYKERIEQQGGFTVLEVIVAIFILSCISAALMKALFSADRIHGRATVVMNSTTLAENEIERIRTKAAFFEAVQDCTYIATVGKRQYQVERRVIPQDDISIVESNPAMMEIEVSVSDNSNPENPLRFRFLQGYHQ
- the pilO gene encoding type 4a pilus biogenesis protein PilO encodes the protein MHTEILKRVSRESLTILVLSASLFLAAFCTKELVSDQLARYKEKSRELSSYRELISSENGYSQIRSEIEKKNTLLQEKLNSRIGNQADSAGLSSFLETLIAKARASDIRFVKMQPQAESRNEDFVLFPVILDMTTTYHALGQFISSLEKIPFMFKIERLAMESKPEGGIEAKILVTCFIPLQNI